From a region of the uncultured Methanobrevibacter sp. genome:
- the comA gene encoding phosphosulfolactate synthase, which yields MKSFEFLSIEREEKPRNCGITMVLDKGLGLETAESLMNISGEYVDYLKFGWGTSIVHERDIIKAKVEMYKNHQITPYTGGTLFELAYRSKKLEDFFAEAHDLGFPAIEISDGSVDIPHEEKLECIELAKSNGFEVLSEVGKKDPNLDKELTLDERVQYMQEELDSGSSLIIVEAREGGKNIGIFDKSGNAKEDEIDYILDNFDGNKILWEAPNKDQQVFFILKLGNTVNLGNVSSDDITSLETLRRGLRGDTVGKID from the coding sequence GTGAAATCATTTGAATTTTTATCTATTGAACGTGAAGAAAAACCAAGAAATTGTGGAATAACAATGGTTCTTGACAAAGGTTTGGGACTTGAAACAGCTGAAAGCCTAATGAATATTTCAGGAGAATATGTTGATTATCTCAAATTTGGATGGGGAACCTCTATTGTCCATGAACGGGATATTATCAAAGCAAAAGTGGAAATGTACAAAAATCATCAAATAACTCCTTACACTGGAGGGACATTATTTGAACTAGCATACAGGTCAAAAAAATTGGAGGATTTTTTTGCTGAAGCACATGATTTGGGTTTTCCTGCCATTGAAATATCCGATGGATCTGTAGACATTCCACATGAAGAAAAATTGGAATGTATAGAACTTGCAAAAAGCAATGGATTTGAAGTATTGTCTGAAGTGGGTAAAAAAGACCCTAACTTGGATAAGGAACTAACTCTTGATGAAAGAGTTCAGTATATGCAGGAAGAATTGGACTCAGGATCTTCTTTGATTATTGTAGAAGCAAGGGAAGGCGGAAAAAATATTGGAATATTCGATAAATCCGGAAATGCAAAAGAGGATGAAATCGATTATATACTTGATAACTTTGATGGAAATAAAATATTATGGGAAGCTCCTAATAAAGACCAGCAGGTATTTTTCATATTGAAACTTGGAAATACGGTTAATTTGGGAAATGTCTCAAGTGATGATATAACTTCCCTTGAAACCTTAAGACGGGGTCTTAGGGGAGACACAGTAGGTAAAATTGATTAA
- a CDS encoding UPF0280 family protein, whose protein sequence is MYFEQINIEETHIRLTTDLNNQRLKKYIYDIRFDLKTYIRKNKLFQLSLEPIKVNEDNLPAIIQKMYFSSDICDVGPMACVAGTISELSLNYLIENDSKYSIVENGGDIALINDSTVLCGIYSNNEILGNDIAFKLKARKKPLGICTSSGKIGHSISFGKSDSVTVISKSPSVADGLATRIANEVNGKNSEEKVSNALETAENYREYFEGILLICENNIGSIGRLPKIIETNEFNVNLK, encoded by the coding sequence ATGTATTTTGAACAAATCAATATTGAAGAAACACATATCAGATTAACGACTGACCTGAATAATCAGCGCCTTAAGAAATACATTTACGATATCCGATTTGATTTGAAAACATATATCCGAAAAAATAAATTATTCCAGCTATCACTAGAGCCAATTAAAGTAAATGAAGATAATTTACCTGCAATCATCCAAAAGATGTATTTTTCATCAGATATTTGTGATGTTGGTCCGATGGCATGTGTCGCCGGGACAATATCTGAACTGTCACTTAATTATCTGATTGAAAACGATTCAAAATATTCCATTGTTGAAAATGGCGGAGACATTGCACTTATAAATGACAGCACCGTCTTATGCGGAATATATTCGAATAATGAAATTCTCGGAAATGATATTGCTTTTAAACTAAAGGCAAGAAAAAAACCTCTGGGAATCTGCACATCATCAGGCAAAATTGGACATTCAATAAGTTTTGGAAAATCAGACAGCGTTACAGTAATATCCAAATCACCTTCAGTGGCTGATGGACTTGCAACAAGAATAGCCAATGAAGTTAACGGTAAAAACTCCGAAGAAAAAGTATCTAATGCATTGGAAACTGCAGAAAACTACAGAGAGTATTTTGAAGGAATCTTATTGATATGCGAAAACAATATCGGAAGCATCGGAAGACTGCCAAAAATCATTGAAACAAATGAATTCAATGTAAATCTCAAATAA